One window of Amaranthus tricolor cultivar Red isolate AtriRed21 chromosome 13, ASM2621246v1, whole genome shotgun sequence genomic DNA carries:
- the LOC130798008 gene encoding uncharacterized protein LOC130798008, whose protein sequence is MPPEPLPWDRKELFRDRDKERGSSSSSSSRWRDSSSYVGSRNFNNNNHNNDFSPRWGFPSSDFRRPPGHVKQGGWHMYPEDHGYSTPRSGDRFMDDDVFRPSGMRGDGRYGRYYRDNRPSFGQKDWRSHSWEVGHHQHSSSSNGVGRPHIANDQRLVGASPNQQHSSSANGVGRPHITNDQRLAGDTPNQQHNSPANGVGRPHIMNDQKIVGDSPNHQHISPANRVGRPHITNDQRLVGDSPKQTAHPNSDPCDQILAKDQVDRSSDVNGSGVGQKVDKENLVGTYEWNSLKWSRSRSLTSRGSGFSHSSSSKSIGGESSDVKGELPPKNSAPVQSPSGDGVPCVAAVAPPEEASSRKKPRLGWGEGLAKYEKKKVDGPEDNVNKAVNAMSVSNVEPSHSLTSNPFDKSPKVTGFSDCSSPVTPSSFACSSSPGLEDKTYGKSVDVDGDTSNFSVSSMPVPVSQPEGSHFSLEKLDLNSITTLGSMLTELLQADDQCSMDSGFMRSLASNKLLLWKGDISKALEVTETEIDLLEKELTSLKADTIRSFHCPASSNSGPADCKDGQSDVLNVFPRPHPLEVVTNGDIVMEDKYACNDARGVNVDSRDEDIDSPGTATSKFVDPPVRISPEECKSSSGETDSDESTKNAMEILGTHNDETNVGTSCQSHDRNLVLFDNSTVCMDHPNAFAKKEDNLFDTISACNKESADRAAKLLPSCDYSMEASRIYCLPAEPIVQEKFLRRKQSLRFKESVLALKFKTFHHLWKEDLRLLSLRSHRSKPPKKQDLSSRTLQIGSHKHRSSIRSRLASPGSSSLVPTTEIINFTSNLLSDSQVKVYRSSLKMPAMILDEKERMTRFVSTNGLVEDPCAVEKERSLINPWTAEEKEIFMDKLSIHGKDFRKIASFLDHKSTAECIDFYYKNHKSECFEKIKKKKLEKPLSASTYMVTSGKKWSLEMNAASLDILGAAAAQADQALETSKMLLGKSSSRKSRGSEAFIEASNSFCGPEDERETAAADVLAGICGSLSSEAMSSCITSSVDPADGNQDWKQQKVGSAIRRPLTPEVTQNVDDSCSDESCGEMDPADWTDDEKSLFVRAFSSHGKDFSIISRYVGTKSRDQCKVFFSKARKCLGLDTFQTESGHGGTNASNGTNGGGSDTEDAGIVEMGSVVCSDKSGSRMDEDLLHVNQDVSKPDAGPELNMVEDDCGLGQFDHKDADMEIESLLPNANLDVSDPVDSGGVVDDPDKDSATAAVRTDIDAKAKMDATIGNRSADDVVPRIPGAMDVEAASGIADIKSEARLFCAPVELARPSTSEDNADRVPSGAPPCKSKGFPLDLSIKANLHDVVTHTVGSESIIGHPFQDSFLRKCNRTASHNSIPELALVQQNESDLGSSCSSKAEKPACRNGDVKLFGKILSKTSSIDKANSNEKPKHHPFSGGKLSASQDSKGNSTCFADDHNSFLGLENVPIRSYGFWDGTKIQTGLPSFPDSALLLAKYPAAFANYSISSPKSDQQPLQVTAMSGGNECNMNGACVFSPREFSNSNGGVIDYAVLRNQEGLQPFRLDMKQRSQDVFSEEPRNSFEPMSGLPQKGKSLVKLNVVQGVGGSCTGITDPVAALKLHYASQQFGGSGGMIREETWRSQGGDVGR, encoded by the exons ATGCCGCCGGAGCCATTGCCGTGGGATCGGAAGGAGTTGTTTAGGGATAGGGATAAAGAAAGaggttcatcttcttcttcttcttccagaTGGAGAGATTCTTCTTCATATGTTGGATCCCGTAattttaacaataacaatcataacaaCGATTTCTCCCCTCGTTGGGGTTTCCCTTCTTCCGACTTTCGCCGTCCTCCTG GTCATGTTAAGCAAGGTGGATGGCATATGTACCCTGAGGATCACGGGTATTCAACACCTCGTTCTGGCGATCGCTTCATGGATGATGATGTATTTAGACCGTCTGGGATGCGGGGAGATGGGAGGTATGGTAGGTATTACAGGGATAATCGTCCCTCCTTTGGACAGAAAGACTGGAGAAGTCATTCTTGGGAAGTCGGTCACCACCAACATAGTTCTTCGTCAAATGGAGTTGGAAGGCCACATATTGCTAATGATCAGAGGTTAGTTGGTGCTTCCCCTAACCAGCAACATAGTTCTTCAGCAAATGGAGTTGGAAGGCCACATATTACTAATGATCAGAGATTAGCTGGTGATACCCCTAACCAACAACATAATTCTCCGGCAAATGGAGTTGGAAGGCCACATATCATGAATGATCAGAAGATAGTTGGTGATTCACCTAACCACCAACATATTTCTCCGGCAAATAGAGTTGGAAGGCCACATATTACTAATGATCAGAGGTTAGTTGGTGATTCACCTAAGCAAACTGCTCATCCCAATTCAGATCCTTGTGATCAGATTCTGGCGAAGGATCAGGTTGATAGGTCAAGTGATGTTAATGGGTCCGGTGTAGGACAGAAGGTTGATAAAGAAAATTTGGTGGGAACATATGAGTGGAATTCTCTTAAATGGTCTCGTTCAAGAAGCTTGACATCTAGGGGCTCTGGTTTTAGTCATTCTAGTAGCTCTAAGAGTATCGGAGGGGAGTCCAGTGATGTGAAAGGTGAGCTGCCCCCAAAGAATTCTGCCCCTGTTCAATCACCTTCTGGAGATGGTGTTCCTTGTGTTGCCGCTGTTGCTCCTCCAGAAGAAGCATCTTCTAGGAAGAAGCCACGTCTTGGATGGGGGGAGGGGTTGGCAAAGTATGAGAAAAAGAAAGTTGATGGCCCAGAGGACAATGTAAACAAGGCTGTTAATGCAATGTCAGTTTCCAATGTGGAGCCGTCGCATTCACTCACCTCAAATCCATTTGACAAGAGTCCCAAGGTTACAGGTTTCTCTGATTGTTCGTCACCTGTCACACCATCATCATTTGCCTGTAGCTCCTCACCAG GGCTGGAAGACAAGACATATGGGAAAAGTGTAGATGTTGATGGTGATACTAGCAACTTCAGTGTGTCTTCGATGCCTGTGCCCGTGAGTCAGCCTGAAGGTTCACATTTTAGTCTGGAAAAATTGGATCTGAACTCGATCACCACCTTGGGCTCCATGCTCACTGAACTGTTACAGGCAgatgatcaatgttcaatggACTCTGGTTTTATGAGATCTTTAGCTTCGAATAAACTGCTGTTGTGGAAAGGTGATATCTCAAAGGCATTGGAAGTGACTGAAACTGAGATTGATTTACTTGAAAAAGAATTGACTTCATTGAAGGCTGATACCATTAGAAGCTTCCATTGTCCTGCATCTTCGAATTCAGGGCCTGCAGATTGTAAAGATGGACAAAGTGATGTATTAAATGTCTTCCCTAGACCACATCCTTTGGAAGTGGTTACAAATGGAGATATAGTTATGGAAGATAAATACGCATGCAATGACGCTAGAGGTGTTAATGTGGATAGTAGGGATGAAGATATCGATAGCCCTGGTACCGCTACATCCAAATTTGTGGATCCTCCTGTTCGAATATCCCCTGAGGAGTGCAAAAGTTCTTCTGGGGAGACTGACTCTGATGAATCTACCAAAAACGCAATGGAAATTTTGGGTACACATAATGATGAGACAAATGTGGGTACATCTTGTCAAAGCCATGATAGAAATTTGGTTCTATTTGATAATAGTACTGTTTGTATGGACCATCCTAATGCGTTTGCTAAAAAAGAGGATAATCTATTTGACACTATATCAGCTTGCAATAAGGAATCTGCAGACAGAGCTGCTAAGTTATTACCTAGCTGTGATTATTCGATGGAGGCTTCTAGAATATATTGCTTGCCTGCTGAGCCCATAGTCCAAGAGAAGTTTCTAAGGAGGAAGCAGTCACTCAGGTTTAAAGAGAGTGTGCTAGCTTTGAAGTTTAAGACTTTTCATCATCTTTGGAAAGAGGATTTGCGTTTGCTTTCTTTGAGAAGTCATCGATCAAAACCACCTAAGAAGCAAGATCTGAGCTCACGTACACTGCAAATTGGCAGTCATAAGCATAGGTCATCCATTCGTTCACGGTTGGCTTCACCAG GAAGTTCAAGCCTGGTTCCGACAACAGAGATAATTAATTTTACGAGCAATCTGCTTTCAGATTCTCAGGTGAAAGTTTATAGAAGTAGTTTGAAGATGCCAGCTATGATCTTGGATGAGAAAGAGAGGATGACGAGGTTTGTGTCAACTAATGGATTGGTTGAAGATCCTTGTGCAGTTGAGAAGGAAAGATCTTTGATTAACCCTTGGACTGCCGAAGAGAAGGAAATTTTCATGGATAAGCTATCTATCCACGGGAAAGATTTTCGAAAGATTGCTTCATTTCTTGATCACAAGTCCACGGCTGAATGCATCGATTTCTATTACAAAAATCATAAATCAGAATGTTTTGAGAAAATCAAGAAGAAAAAACTAGAAAAACCTTTATCTGCTAGTACATATATGGTGACATCTGGGAAGAAATGGAGTTTGGAGATGAATGCCGCTTCTCTTGATATTTTGGGTGCTGCTGCTGCTCAAGCTGATCAGGCTTTAGAAACTTCAAAAATGCTTTTAGGGAAGTCGAGCAGTCGAAAGTCTAGAGGGTCAGAAGCCTTCATTGAAGCTTCAAATAGTTTTTGTGGTCCTGAAGATGAAAGAGAGACTGCAGCTGCTGATGTATTGGCTGGCATCTGTGGTTCGTTATCGTCAGAGGCTATGAGTTCCTGTATCACTAGTTCCGTAGATCCCGCTGATGGAAACCAAGACTGGAAGCAGCAAAAGGTTGGTTCTGCCATTAGGCGACCTTTGACTCCAGAGGTCACACAGAATGTCGATGATTCATGTTCTGATGAGAGCTGTGGAGAGATGGACCCTGCTGACTGGACAGATGATGAGAAATCTCTGTTTGTGCGGGCTTTCTCATCTCATGGAAAGGATTTCTCTATTATTTCTCGATATGTTGGGACAAAATCCAGAGATCAATGCAAAGTCTTTTTCAGTAAGGCACGGAAGTGTCTTGGTCTGGACACTTTCCAAACTGAATCTGGGCATGGAGGAACTAATGCAAGTAATGGCACAAATGGTGGAGGAAGCGATACTGAAGATGCTGGCATCGTAGAAATGGGTTCTGTTGTCTGCAGTGACAAATCAGGTTCTAGAATGGATGAAGATCTGCTGCATGTTAATCAAGATGTGTCCAAGCCTGACGCTGGTCCTGAATTGAACATGGTGGAAGATGATTGTGGTCTGGGACAGTTTGATCATAAGGATGCTGATATGGAAATTGAAAGCTTGCTTCCAAATGCTAATCTGGATGTCTCCGATCCGGTTGATAGTGGTGGGGTGGTTGATGACCCGGACAAGGATTCAGCTACTGCTGCTGTAAGAACTGATATAGATGCCAAAGCTAAGATGGATGCAACAATTGGTAATAGAAGTGCTGATGACGTTGTGCCTCGAATTCCAGGTGCTATGGATGTCGAAGCAGCTTCTGGCATCGCTGACATCAAATCTGAAGCTCGTTTGTTTTGTGCCCCTGTTGAGCTTGCTAGACCATCAACGTCAGAGGATAATGCTGATCGTGTTCCATCTGGTGCACCCCCTTGTAAATCTAAGGGTTTCCCGTTGGATTTATCCATCAAGGCAAATTTGCACGATGTTGTCACTCACACAGTTGGATCTGAGAGCATTATTGGACATCCGTTTCAAGATTCATTTCTCAGAAAATGTAATCGTACTGCGTCTCACAATTCAATTCCCGAGCTAGCTCTCGTTCAACAGAATGAAAGTGATCTGGGGTCAAGCTGCTCTTCAAAAGCGGAAAAACCAGCATGCAGAAACGGTGATGTAAAATTATTTGGAAAGATTCTCAGCAAGACATCTTCAATTGACAAAGCAAACTCTAATGAGAAGCCGAAGCACCATCCCTTTTCCGGTGGCAAGTTGTCTGCTAGTCAAGATTCAAAGGGGAATTCGACGTGCTTTGCTGACGACCACAATAGTTTTCTTGGTTTAGAGAATGTTCCAATAAGAAGTTACGGTTTCTGGGATGGAACTAAGATACAGACAGGTTTGCCGTCTTTTCCAGATTCAGCTTTGCTACTGGCCAAATACCCAGCTGCTTTTGCAAATTATTCGATTTCTTCACCCAAGTCTGATCAGCAGCCGTTGCAAGTAACCGCCATGAGTGGTGGTAATGAGTGCAATATGAACGGTGCTTGTGTCTTCTCACCGAGGGAATTCAGCAACAGCAATGGAGGTGTAATAGATTATGCAGTTCTGAGGAACCAAGAAGGGCTGCAGCCGTTCAGACTAGATATGAAACAAAGGTCTCAGGATGTGTTTTCGGAGGAACCCAGGAACAGCTTTGAACCCATGTCTGGTTTACCGCAGAAGGGTAAGAGTTTAGTAAAGCTGAACGTTGTACAAGGAGTTGGAGGATCATGCACCGGGATCACAGATCCCGTAGCAGCACTTAAATTACATTACGCGAGTCAACAGTTTGGAGGTAGTGGTGGGATGATTAGGGAGGAAACTTGGCGAAGTCAGGGAGGAGACGTAGGAAGGTAA
- the LOC130798007 gene encoding serine carboxypeptidase-like 27, with amino-acid sequence MGKSMIFRCLFLWVLGCFCGAFANQEKDRIKWLPGQPQNVNFAQYSGYITVDKQAGKALFYWLTESPSDPESKPLLLWLNGGPGCSSIAYGAAEEIGPFHIQNDGSTLYMNPYSWNKVANLLFLESPAGVGFSYSNRTSDLYTFGDSRTAKDAYKFLVRWFNRFPQYKNREFYIAGESYAGHYVPQLSQIIYRRNKGIEQPLMNFKGFMVGNAVTDDYYDYIGTFEYWWTHGLISDTTYKSLKHACLSGSATHPSIVCAKALDAADLEFGNIDPYSIYTRTCNTTSSSKRILMGHYPWMRRAYDPCTESYSKEYFNRPDVQLAMHANTTKIPYPWDTCSDIVGNYWSDSPRSMLPIYKELIAAGLKIWVFSGDTDAVVPISATRYSIDALKLPTRTNWYPWYDNGRVGGWSQVYEGLTLVTVTGAGHEVPLHRPRQAFILFNHFLNNKSMPSQTSS; translated from the exons ATGGGAAAAAGTATGATTTTTAGGTGTttgtttttatgggttttgggTTGTTTTTGTGGTGCATTTGCTAATCAAGAGAAAGATAGGATAAAATGGTTGCCAGGACAACCACAAAATGTGAATTTTGCACAATATTCTGGGTATATTACAGTTGATAAACAAGCTGGGAAAGCATTGTTTTACTGGTTGACTGAGTCACCTTCTGATCCTGAGTCAAAACCATTGTTATTATGGCTTAATGGAGGTCCTGGTTGTTCTTCTATTGCTTATGGTGCTGCTGAGGAAATTGGTCCTTTCCATATTCAGAATGATGGCTCCACTCTTTATATGAATCCTTATTCTTggaataaag TGGCAAATCTGCTTTTTCTTGAATCACCAGCTGGTGTTGGATTCTCATACTCAAACAGAACATCTGACTTGTATACTTTTGGTGACAGTAGAACTG CTAAAGATGCCTATAAATTTCTTGTTAGATGGTTCAATAGGTTCCCTCAGTACAAGAACAGAGAGTTCTACATTGCTGGGGAAAGTTATGCAG GCCATTATGTTCCACAATTGTCTCAAATCATATACAGAAGAAACAAGGGAATTGAGCAACCCTTAATGAACTTCAAGGGCTTTATG GTGGGAAATGCAGTTACAGATGATTATTATGATTACATTGGTACATTTGAGTATTGGTGGACCCATGGTTTGATTTCAGACACAACCTATAAAAGCCTTAAACATGCTTGTTTAAGTGGATCAGCAACTCATCCTTCAATTGTATGTGCAAAAGCCTTAGATGCTGCTGATTTAGAGTTCGGAAACATAGATCCTTACAGTATTTATACTCGTACTTGCAACACTACTTCTTCTTCGAAACGCATTCTAATGGGTCATTAT CCTTGGATGAGGAGAGCATATGATCCATGCACAGAGAGCTACTCAAAAGAGTACTTCAATCGTCCTGATGTTCAACTTGCTATGCATGCTAATACAACCAAAATCCCCTATCCATGGGATACTTGCAG CGACATTGTTGGAAATTACTGGTCAGATTCGCCACGTTCAATGCTTCCAATTTATAAAGAACTCATAGCTGCTGGCTTGAAGATATGGGTATTCAG TGGAGACACCGATGCTGTAGTGCCTATAAGTGCTACACGGTATTCTATTGATGCGCTCAAACTTCCTACACGAACCAATTGGTACCCTTGGTATGACAACGGAAGG GTTGGTGGATGGAGCCAAGTATACGAGGGCTTAACATTGGTGACGGTAACAGGAGCCGGACATGAAGTACCTCTTCATCGCCCACGACAAGCATTCATACTATTTAACCATTTCTTGAACAACAAGTCAATGCCTTCCCAAACTTCAAGTTGA